In Rhodococcus rhodochrous, a single genomic region encodes these proteins:
- a CDS encoding TetR/AcrR family transcriptional regulator has product MADILRIGREHLGTHGAAALSLRAVARDLGVVSSAVYRYVSSRDELLTLLVVDAYDELGDSVDRAVDAVDPSDHRERFLTLGRAVRSWALAEPARYGLLYGSPVPGYAAPAERTTAPGIRVVLRLARIVDEAHAAGVLDDTAGTPPPENLGEPLGRIREEFSLTAPDSVLARGLWAWPSLFGSVSFEVFGQYGPDTFPDREVLFEHHLTLLAQTVGFHPTRR; this is encoded by the coding sequence ATGGCCGACATCCTCCGGATCGGCCGCGAACATCTCGGCACCCACGGAGCGGCGGCGCTGTCGCTGCGTGCCGTCGCCCGCGACCTGGGTGTCGTCTCCTCCGCCGTCTACCGCTACGTCTCGAGCCGCGACGAGCTGCTCACCCTCCTCGTCGTCGACGCCTACGACGAACTCGGCGACAGTGTCGACCGAGCCGTCGACGCGGTCGACCCCTCCGACCACCGCGAACGGTTCCTCACCCTCGGCCGTGCCGTGCGCTCGTGGGCGTTGGCCGAACCCGCCCGCTACGGGTTGCTGTACGGCAGCCCGGTGCCCGGCTACGCCGCCCCCGCCGAACGCACCACCGCACCCGGTATCCGCGTGGTCCTGCGACTGGCCCGGATCGTGGACGAGGCCCACGCCGCGGGTGTACTGGACGACACGGCCGGTACCCCACCGCCGGAGAACCTGGGGGAACCGCTGGGCCGGATCAGGGAGGAATTCTCCCTCACCGCCCCGGATTCCGTACTGGCACGCGGTCTCTGGGCATGGCCGTCACTGTTCGGGTCCGTGAGCTTCGAGGTCTTCGGGCAGTACGGCCCCGACACATTTCCGGACCGTGAGGTCCTGTTCGAACATCATCTCACCTTGTTGGCACAGACCGTCGGGTTCCACCCCACGCGCCGGTGA
- a CDS encoding nuclear transport factor 2 family protein, translating into MSPSRDAIRATVENYVKSVASGTVDDVLALYAPGATVEDPVGTPVRATEAEIREFYGVVEPLAQTGEVITLKIAENNAAFVFRLVTHLGEQDLIMEVVDVMTFDDDARITSMRAFWSQEDMQTVPAS; encoded by the coding sequence ATGTCACCGAGTCGGGACGCGATCCGCGCCACCGTCGAGAACTACGTGAAGTCCGTTGCCTCGGGCACCGTCGACGACGTCCTCGCCCTGTACGCACCGGGCGCGACCGTCGAGGATCCGGTCGGCACACCCGTCCGCGCGACCGAGGCCGAGATCCGCGAGTTCTACGGAGTGGTCGAACCACTCGCGCAGACCGGTGAGGTGATCACCCTCAAGATCGCGGAGAACAACGCCGCTTTCGTGTTCCGCCTGGTCACGCACCTGGGTGAGCAGGATCTGATCATGGAGGTCGTCGACGTGATGACCTTCGACGACGACGCGAGGATCACGAGCATGAGGGCGTTCTGGAGCCAGGAGGACATGCAGACCGTCCCCGCCTCCTGA
- a CDS encoding alpha/beta hydrolase produces the protein MIDAVAFTLDGHAGALAARKWVDETPRYVALLCHGYGEHCGRYEYVAARLVADGAAVYAVDHIGHGLSDGERVLIDDFEKVVDDFRLLDLTARREHPDLPVVLVGHSMGGMIAARYAQRYGAELTAVVLSGPVLGRWATVDALLAAEEIPDTPIDPSTLSRDPEVGRAYVADPLVWHGPFERTTVQALKTCIDTITAAGAVDDVPVLWLHGEDDQLVPLDGTATGWSSLAGRGSSSKTYPGARHEVFNETNRDEVLGDVVDFVGTHIHPLEPLED, from the coding sequence ATGATCGACGCTGTCGCCTTCACCCTCGACGGACACGCCGGCGCCCTCGCAGCGCGCAAGTGGGTCGACGAGACCCCGCGCTACGTGGCGCTGCTGTGCCACGGTTACGGCGAGCACTGCGGACGCTACGAATACGTGGCAGCGCGCCTGGTCGCCGACGGCGCCGCCGTCTATGCGGTGGACCACATCGGTCACGGTCTCAGCGACGGCGAACGCGTTCTGATCGACGACTTCGAGAAGGTGGTCGACGACTTCCGCCTGCTCGATCTCACGGCGCGACGCGAACATCCCGACCTGCCGGTCGTGCTCGTCGGGCACTCGATGGGCGGCATGATCGCCGCCCGGTACGCGCAGCGATACGGAGCGGAGCTGACCGCGGTCGTCCTGTCCGGGCCGGTCCTCGGCAGGTGGGCCACCGTCGACGCCCTGCTCGCGGCCGAGGAGATCCCCGACACCCCCATCGATCCGTCCACCCTCTCCCGCGATCCCGAGGTGGGTCGCGCCTATGTGGCCGACCCGCTCGTCTGGCACGGCCCGTTCGAGCGCACCACCGTGCAGGCGCTGAAGACCTGCATCGACACGATCACCGCCGCCGGTGCCGTCGACGACGTGCCCGTGTTGTGGCTGCACGGTGAGGACGATCAGCTGGTTCCCCTCGACGGCACCGCCACCGGATGGTCGTCGCTGGCAGGTCGCGGGTCGTCGTCGAAGACCTATCCCGGGGCACGACACGAGGTCTTCAACGAGACGAATCGGGACGAGGTCCTGGGCGATGTCGTCGACTTCGTCGGCACGCACATCCACCCTCTCGAGCCTCTCGAGGATTGA
- a CDS encoding NAD-dependent epimerase/dehydratase family protein, with product MSHLQVVAGAGPVGWTVAEKLAAQGHRVRVLTRSGSGPEDPGIERLRVDATDPEAVAAALVDEDGLPTDAVYMCVHGSAYHADVWARELPVAERVVLDAAANLSEKTVVVFPESLYSYSEPDRVMTEDSPREADTGKRGVRRQLLAARAAHRAPTVSVVASDFFGPRARSAMAGERMVPTVLAGRKVRVLGSADLPHSFTYVPDLAAAMIAAAGEPAVWNTVIHAPTGQAVTQREIATAFARAAGLPAPAVGTIPSWLLRAGGVVNRDMKELAEMLYQFTAPFVMDSTRTEQVLGLSPTPLDEAAAATVAWWRARG from the coding sequence ATGTCGCATCTCCAGGTGGTCGCAGGAGCCGGACCCGTCGGCTGGACCGTCGCCGAAAAACTTGCCGCACAAGGACATCGAGTGCGTGTTCTCACCCGATCGGGCAGCGGGCCGGAAGATCCGGGTATCGAACGCCTGCGCGTCGATGCCACCGACCCCGAGGCCGTCGCCGCAGCCCTCGTCGACGAGGACGGACTTCCCACCGACGCCGTGTACATGTGCGTCCACGGCTCGGCCTACCACGCCGACGTGTGGGCACGCGAACTCCCCGTCGCCGAGCGCGTCGTCCTCGACGCCGCCGCGAACCTGTCGGAGAAGACGGTCGTCGTCTTCCCCGAGAGCCTCTACTCGTACAGCGAACCCGACCGCGTCATGACCGAGGACTCACCCCGTGAGGCCGACACCGGCAAGCGCGGCGTCCGGCGGCAGCTCCTCGCGGCCCGCGCCGCCCATCGCGCACCGACGGTGAGCGTCGTGGCATCGGACTTCTTCGGTCCGCGGGCACGGAGCGCGATGGCCGGAGAACGCATGGTGCCCACCGTGCTCGCCGGCAGGAAGGTGCGGGTGCTCGGTTCGGCCGACCTCCCGCACTCGTTCACCTACGTGCCCGACCTGGCCGCGGCGATGATCGCAGCTGCGGGGGAGCCGGCGGTGTGGAACACCGTGATCCACGCACCCACCGGACAGGCCGTAACACAGCGTGAGATCGCCACCGCCTTCGCCCGGGCCGCCGGCCTGCCCGCGCCCGCGGTGGGGACGATCCCGTCCTGGCTGCTGCGGGCCGGGGGCGTCGTGAACCGGGACATGAAGGAACTCGCGGAGATGCTCTACCAGTTCACCGCTCCGTTCGTCATGGACTCGACCCGCACCGAACAGGTACTCGGCCTGTCACCCACCCCGCTCGACGAAGCGGCGGCAGCAACCGTCGCGTGGTGGCGCGCCCGCGGGTGA
- a CDS encoding DUF1648 domain-containing protein has protein sequence MTTRQVDPVGVLLGLVVPLLCAVAVLVLTRSWLPRLPGEIATHWSGTAPDSFGPPMTSAWTAALLIVLVGGGCCAIAALAQAQLLMRRYMLAIGLGVTGTITALFLAGLAGQLDTTDATQAALEGRPAVLGMWAGVAVGWFGGRLLRDGRERKAATAAPDPSLPRGRAELPIVEQVGTGAGTTAGLSLLVLIPALVVCGATQSWWPLGLIAPVGLLVLGLLRYTVVVDADGIRVSNLATDALGYDLDEIVGAKVTETRPFQDWGGWGLRAKGGKRYGLVTRTGPAVVVTTASGHEFTVTATRAEEMAGAINTLADAR, from the coding sequence ATGACGACGCGTCAGGTCGACCCCGTGGGTGTGCTGCTCGGGCTGGTCGTTCCGTTGCTGTGTGCCGTGGCCGTACTCGTGCTCACCCGTTCGTGGCTTCCACGGTTGCCCGGTGAAATTGCCACGCACTGGTCGGGCACGGCCCCCGATTCGTTCGGCCCGCCCATGACCTCGGCGTGGACCGCCGCCCTGCTGATCGTGCTCGTCGGGGGTGGGTGCTGTGCGATCGCCGCGCTCGCACAGGCGCAACTGCTCATGCGCCGCTACATGCTCGCGATCGGTCTCGGGGTCACCGGGACGATCACCGCGCTGTTCCTGGCCGGTCTCGCCGGGCAGCTCGACACGACCGACGCCACGCAGGCCGCGTTGGAGGGTCGGCCGGCGGTGCTCGGCATGTGGGCGGGTGTCGCGGTGGGCTGGTTCGGGGGACGGCTCCTGCGCGACGGCCGGGAGCGGAAGGCGGCGACCGCCGCTCCGGATCCGTCACTGCCGCGTGGTCGCGCCGAGCTGCCGATCGTCGAGCAGGTGGGCACCGGTGCGGGCACCACGGCGGGACTGTCGCTGCTCGTCCTGATCCCTGCACTCGTCGTGTGCGGTGCGACGCAGAGCTGGTGGCCGCTGGGCCTGATCGCACCCGTCGGTCTGCTCGTGCTGGGTCTGCTGCGCTACACGGTGGTGGTCGACGCGGACGGGATCCGGGTGTCGAATCTGGCCACCGACGCGCTCGGATACGACCTCGACGAGATCGTCGGCGCGAAGGTCACCGAGACCCGCCCGTTCCAGGACTGGGGCGGCTGGGGGCTGCGGGCCAAGGGTGGCAAACGGTACGGCCTGGTCACGCGCACCGGACCGGCGGTCGTGGTGACCACGGCGTCGGGACACGAATTCACCGTGACCGCAACGAGGGCCGAGGAGATGGCCGGCGCGATCAACACTCTCGCCGACGCCCGCTGA
- a CDS encoding SdpI family protein: MLIVAVLLFVLALVVGAVGVAALTGKLPRNRWAGVRTPDALRDDDAFTLANKVAAPSMLGSAVLLALGGVASLTLPTVAGIIAVVVTVVAALITAGAGGSVAARVAAATKPEETAGCGTSCGACSLRGACEPTA, translated from the coding sequence GTGCTCATCGTCGCTGTCCTGCTCTTCGTGCTCGCTCTCGTCGTCGGCGCGGTGGGTGTCGCGGCACTGACCGGCAAGCTCCCGCGCAACCGCTGGGCCGGTGTGCGCACCCCCGACGCGCTGCGTGACGACGACGCCTTCACGCTGGCCAACAAGGTCGCCGCGCCCAGCATGCTCGGGTCCGCGGTGCTCCTCGCCCTCGGTGGAGTCGCGTCGCTGACCCTGCCCACCGTCGCCGGGATCATCGCGGTCGTCGTCACCGTGGTGGCCGCCCTGATCACCGCCGGAGCCGGCGGATCCGTCGCAGCGCGGGTCGCTGCGGCGACCAAGCCGGAGGAGACGGCCGGCTGCGGTACCTCGTGCGGCGCGTGCAGCCTGCGCGGGGCGTGCGAGCCGACCGCCTGA
- a CDS encoding sulfate/molybdate ABC transporter ATP-binding protein: MSLTVRARVTARDVDIDLEVAQGEIVAVLGPNGAGKSTLLGVVSGLLRPDAGRVELDGRVLTDTATGVTVAPHDRSVVLLAQQALLFPHLTVAGNVEFAPRSAGAGRREARVRAVRWLREVDAAGLADRRPYELSGGQAQRVALARALAAEPHLLLLDEPMAALDVTATPVLRSLLRRVLRDSGRTALLVTHDPLDVLALADRVIVIEAGRIVEDGPVRRVLTRPRSAFAARIAGTNLVTGTVRGEALESANGLVHGRVHDDCVPGTAAVAVFAPSAVAVYTDAPHGSPRNALRVRIAELEAQGSTVLVRSDTGIAAEITTAALADLDVHPGDSVWFVVKATEVGIHPAALRA, from the coding sequence GTGAGCCTGACGGTGCGGGCCCGGGTCACCGCACGCGACGTCGACATCGATCTCGAGGTCGCGCAGGGGGAGATCGTCGCGGTGCTGGGCCCCAACGGAGCCGGCAAATCGACGCTGCTGGGTGTGGTGTCCGGCCTGTTGCGTCCCGATGCGGGTCGTGTGGAACTCGACGGTCGCGTGCTCACCGACACCGCGACCGGCGTCACCGTCGCACCGCACGACCGGTCGGTGGTGCTGCTCGCCCAGCAGGCCCTGCTCTTCCCGCACCTGACGGTCGCGGGCAATGTCGAGTTCGCACCGCGCAGTGCGGGTGCGGGTCGGCGTGAGGCCCGTGTCCGCGCCGTGAGATGGCTGCGGGAGGTCGATGCCGCAGGACTCGCCGATCGCCGTCCATACGAACTGTCGGGTGGACAGGCCCAGCGGGTCGCGCTCGCGCGTGCCCTCGCGGCCGAACCGCACCTGTTGCTGCTCGACGAGCCGATGGCCGCCCTCGACGTCACGGCGACACCGGTGCTGCGGTCGTTGCTGCGACGCGTCCTGCGCGACAGTGGACGCACCGCGCTGCTCGTCACCCACGATCCGCTCGACGTGCTCGCCCTCGCCGATCGGGTGATCGTGATCGAGGCGGGGCGGATCGTCGAGGACGGGCCGGTGCGCCGTGTGCTCACGCGACCGCGCAGCGCCTTCGCCGCCCGCATCGCAGGGACCAACCTCGTCACCGGAACCGTGCGAGGTGAGGCGCTGGAATCCGCGAACGGTCTCGTCCACGGTCGGGTCCACGACGACTGCGTCCCGGGCACTGCTGCCGTCGCCGTCTTCGCGCCGTCGGCGGTCGCCGTCTACACCGACGCACCGCACGGGAGCCCCCGCAACGCGCTGCGCGTGAGGATCGCGGAACTCGAGGCGCAGGGGTCGACGGTGCTCGTGCGCTCGGATACGGGTATCGCCGCGGAGATCACGACGGCGGCGCTCGCCGACCTCGACGTCCATCCGGGCGACTCCGTGTGGTTCGTCGTCAAGGCCACGGAGGTGGGAATCCACCCGGCCGCGCTGCGCGCGTGA
- a CDS encoding MFS transporter, which translates to MRDSRQQSRQRAWRSTATALRNSPGLVRLTGVRFASQFGDGLFQAALGGAILFNPERHTDPVTIAAGFAVLLLPYSVIGPFAGALLDRWDRRLVLVWANLLRGVFIAAAAAVLLLGGPQTPLMLFALAAVGVSRFVLAGVSASFPHVVAQSWLVPVNSVMATVGSGVSAVGAATAVATIGFVGAGDTGSGTAVLLGVSGSLVGAIAAAGFAANALGPEGIRPRAVVRTVLSGLRTGAGAVLEAPGVTIAMLGIGAHRIVFGIDTLIMVLVLRAAGDDSGAPAGENDSDLLGGFSGFGVAVACTAAGMLLAAVLAPILIPRLGRPRTVTVGLTAAAIVQFAFVTTVSAGPLLVAAFLLGLAGQTIKLTGDAAMQIDIDDARRGRVFALQDTVFNIAFLGAIVVAAFVIDPDGRTPELAVAGGVVYLIGLVAVLAVRRTRQ; encoded by the coding sequence GTGCGAGACTCCAGGCAGCAGTCCAGGCAGCGGGCGTGGCGATCGACCGCGACCGCCCTGCGGAACTCGCCGGGTCTCGTACGACTGACCGGGGTGCGGTTCGCGAGCCAGTTCGGCGACGGACTGTTCCAGGCCGCACTCGGCGGGGCGATCCTGTTCAACCCCGAACGTCACACCGACCCCGTGACGATCGCGGCAGGCTTCGCCGTGCTGCTGTTGCCGTACTCGGTGATCGGTCCGTTCGCCGGCGCCCTGCTCGACCGGTGGGACCGGCGTCTCGTCCTCGTGTGGGCCAACCTGCTCCGCGGAGTGTTCATCGCGGCGGCCGCGGCCGTGTTGCTCCTCGGGGGACCGCAGACCCCGCTCATGCTGTTCGCGCTCGCCGCCGTCGGCGTGAGCAGATTCGTCCTGGCGGGCGTCTCGGCCTCGTTCCCGCACGTCGTGGCCCAATCATGGCTCGTCCCGGTCAATTCCGTTATGGCGACGGTCGGTTCCGGTGTCTCGGCGGTCGGGGCCGCCACGGCGGTAGCGACCATCGGATTCGTGGGCGCAGGCGACACCGGCTCCGGCACTGCCGTCCTTCTCGGAGTGAGCGGTTCGCTCGTCGGCGCGATCGCCGCAGCCGGATTCGCCGCGAATGCACTCGGCCCCGAGGGAATACGTCCCCGGGCCGTGGTCCGCACCGTCCTGTCGGGCCTGCGGACCGGCGCGGGAGCCGTCCTCGAAGCGCCGGGCGTGACGATCGCGATGCTCGGAATCGGCGCGCACCGCATCGTGTTCGGCATCGACACGCTCATCATGGTGCTCGTCCTGCGTGCTGCGGGTGACGACTCCGGCGCTCCGGCCGGGGAGAACGACTCCGACCTGCTCGGCGGATTCTCCGGATTCGGTGTCGCGGTCGCCTGCACCGCCGCCGGCATGCTCTTGGCAGCGGTGCTCGCACCGATCCTGATCCCTCGACTGGGCCGGCCGCGCACCGTCACCGTCGGGTTGACCGCCGCCGCGATCGTGCAGTTCGCCTTCGTCACCACCGTGTCGGCCGGGCCGCTGCTCGTCGCGGCCTTCCTGCTCGGTCTCGCCGGTCAGACCATCAAACTCACCGGCGACGCAGCGATGCAGATCGACATCGACGACGCGCGCCGAGGACGGGTCTTCGCGTTGCAGGACACCGTCTTCAACATCGCCTTCCTCGGCGCGATCGTCGTGGCGGCCTTCGTCATCGATCCCGACGGCCGCACGCCCGAACTGGCCGTCGCAGGTGGGGTCGTCTACCTGATCGGGCTCGTCGCCGTGCTCGCCGTGCGCCGCACGCGGCAGTAG
- the leuS gene encoding leucine--tRNA ligase, translated as MITVTRPEQTSQHEPGSTPQHRYTAELAGRIEQRWQELWRERGTFHAPNPVGDLAGEVPSDKLFVQDMFPYPSGSGLHVGHPLGYIATDVYARFNRMQGRNVLHTLGYDAFGLPAEQYAVQTGTHPRTTTEANITNMKRQLSRLGLGHDERRSVATTDVDFYRWTQWIFLTIYNAWYDREAGRARRISELEAEFADGTRRPEDGRDWASLSEGERADVIDSYRLVYRSDSLVNWCPGLGTVLANEEVTADGRSERGNFPVFRKNLRQWMMRITAYSDRLIDDLEHLDWTDKVKSMQRNWIGRSHGAQVKFAVADHDSAIEVFTTRPDTLFGASYVTLAPEHELVDRIVGASWPEGVDERWTGGAADPAAAVAAYRASIAAKSDLERQESKEKTGVFLGAYAVNPVNGERLPIFIADYVLTGYGTGAIMAVPGHDQRDWEFATAFGLPIREVISGGDVTTEAYTGDGVLVNSGLLDGLDVAEAKKTIVAKLEEEGTGRGTIQYKLRDWLFARQRYWGEPFPIVYDEQGRAHPLPESALPVELPEVEDYAPVSFDPDDADSEPSPPLAKAVDWVNVELDLGDGLKRYTRDTNVMPQWAGSSWYQLRYIDPTNSEAFCDKENEAYWTGPRPELHGPNDPGGVDLYVGGVEHAVLHLLYARFWHKVLFDLGYVTSSEPYRRLFNQGYIQAYAYTDSRGVYVPAEEVVERDGKFYWTGPDGEQEVAREYGKMGKSLKNSVSPDQIFDEYGADTLRVYEMSMGPLDQSRPWATKDVVGAHRFLQRVWRLVVEEESGALRVTDDTPGDDTLRALNRTVAGVSDDFTHLRDNTAIAKLIEYTNHLTKQYPSGAPRSAVEPLVLMLGPVAPHLAEEMWSRLGHTESLAHGPFPVADEKWLVEDSVEYPIQVNGKVRSRITVPADAAPDAIEAAALADEKIADLLGGAAPRKVIVVPGKMVNVVK; from the coding sequence GTGATCACCGTGACCCGTCCCGAACAGACCTCCCAGCACGAACCCGGCAGCACTCCGCAGCATCGGTACACCGCCGAGCTTGCGGGGCGGATCGAGCAGCGCTGGCAGGAGCTCTGGCGCGAGCGCGGCACCTTCCACGCCCCCAATCCGGTGGGCGATCTCGCCGGCGAGGTGCCCTCCGACAAGCTCTTCGTGCAGGACATGTTCCCGTACCCCTCGGGCTCGGGCCTGCACGTGGGGCACCCGCTCGGGTACATCGCCACCGACGTGTACGCGCGCTTCAACCGCATGCAGGGCCGCAACGTGCTGCACACCCTCGGTTACGACGCCTTCGGCCTGCCGGCCGAGCAGTACGCCGTGCAGACGGGCACGCACCCGCGCACGACCACCGAGGCCAACATCACGAACATGAAGCGGCAGCTCTCCCGGCTCGGTCTCGGGCACGACGAGCGTCGCTCGGTCGCGACGACCGACGTCGACTTCTACCGGTGGACGCAGTGGATCTTCCTGACGATCTACAACGCCTGGTACGACCGCGAGGCCGGCCGGGCGCGCCGCATCTCCGAACTCGAGGCCGAGTTCGCCGACGGCACGCGTCGTCCCGAGGACGGACGTGACTGGGCGTCGCTGTCGGAGGGTGAGCGCGCCGACGTCATCGACTCGTACCGCCTGGTGTACCGGTCGGATTCGCTCGTCAACTGGTGCCCGGGCCTGGGCACGGTGCTCGCGAACGAGGAGGTCACGGCCGACGGCCGCTCCGAGCGCGGCAACTTCCCGGTCTTCCGGAAGAACCTGCGCCAGTGGATGATGCGGATCACCGCCTACTCCGACCGCCTGATCGACGATCTCGAGCACCTGGACTGGACCGACAAGGTCAAGTCCATGCAGCGCAACTGGATCGGGCGTTCGCACGGTGCCCAGGTGAAGTTCGCCGTCGCCGACCACGACTCGGCGATCGAGGTGTTCACGACCCGGCCCGACACCCTGTTCGGTGCCAGCTACGTGACCCTCGCGCCCGAGCACGAACTCGTCGACCGGATCGTCGGTGCGTCCTGGCCCGAGGGTGTCGACGAGCGCTGGACCGGCGGTGCCGCCGATCCGGCCGCCGCGGTTGCCGCCTACCGCGCGTCGATCGCCGCGAAGTCCGATCTCGAGCGGCAGGAGTCGAAGGAGAAGACCGGTGTGTTCCTCGGCGCCTACGCCGTGAACCCGGTCAACGGCGAGCGACTGCCGATCTTCATCGCCGACTACGTCCTCACCGGCTACGGCACCGGCGCGATCATGGCCGTTCCGGGCCACGACCAGCGCGACTGGGAGTTCGCGACCGCCTTCGGTCTGCCCATCCGCGAGGTCATCTCCGGCGGCGACGTCACCACCGAGGCGTACACCGGCGACGGTGTGCTGGTGAACTCCGGCCTGCTCGATGGTCTCGACGTCGCCGAGGCGAAGAAGACGATCGTCGCGAAGCTCGAGGAGGAGGGCACCGGGCGCGGCACCATCCAGTACAAGCTGCGCGACTGGCTGTTCGCGCGGCAGCGGTACTGGGGCGAGCCCTTCCCGATCGTCTACGACGAGCAGGGACGCGCTCACCCGCTGCCCGAATCCGCTCTGCCCGTGGAACTTCCGGAGGTGGAGGACTACGCGCCGGTCTCGTTCGATCCGGACGACGCCGACTCCGAACCGTCCCCGCCGCTCGCGAAGGCGGTCGACTGGGTGAACGTCGAGCTCGATCTCGGCGACGGCCTGAAGCGCTACACGCGCGACACCAACGTGATGCCGCAGTGGGCCGGCAGCTCGTGGTACCAGCTGCGCTACATCGACCCCACCAACTCGGAAGCCTTCTGCGACAAGGAGAACGAGGCATACTGGACCGGCCCGCGGCCGGAACTGCACGGCCCGAACGATCCGGGTGGCGTCGACCTGTACGTCGGCGGTGTCGAGCACGCGGTGCTGCACCTGCTGTACGCGCGGTTCTGGCACAAGGTGCTCTTCGACCTCGGGTACGTCACTTCCTCGGAGCCGTACCGTCGCCTGTTCAACCAGGGCTACATCCAGGCCTATGCCTACACCGACTCGCGCGGTGTGTACGTGCCGGCCGAGGAGGTCGTCGAGCGCGACGGCAAGTTCTACTGGACCGGCCCGGACGGTGAGCAGGAGGTCGCTCGCGAGTACGGGAAGATGGGCAAGTCGCTCAAGAATTCCGTCAGCCCCGACCAGATCTTCGACGAGTACGGTGCCGACACCCTGCGCGTCTACGAGATGTCGATGGGTCCGCTCGACCAGTCGCGTCCGTGGGCGACCAAGGACGTCGTCGGCGCGCACCGCTTCCTGCAGCGCGTGTGGCGTCTGGTGGTCGAGGAGGAGAGCGGTGCGCTGCGCGTCACCGACGACACCCCCGGCGACGACACGCTGCGGGCACTCAACAGGACGGTCGCGGGTGTGTCCGACGACTTCACCCACCTGCGCGACAACACGGCGATCGCCAAGCTCATCGAGTACACGAACCACCTGACGAAGCAGTACCCGTCGGGTGCGCCGCGCAGCGCCGTCGAACCGCTCGTGCTCATGCTCGGCCCGGTCGCCCCGCACCTCGCCGAGGAGATGTGGTCGCGTCTCGGACACACCGAATCGCTTGCGCACGGCCCGTTCCCGGTCGCCGACGAGAAGTGGCTCGTGGAGGACAGCGTCGAGTACCCGATCCAGGTCAACGGCAAGGTGCGCAGCCGCATCACCGTCCCGGCCGATGCCGCGCCCGACGCCATCGAGGCCGCTGCGCTCGCGGACGAGAAGATCGCCGACCTGCTCGGCGGTGCCGCACCGCGCAAGGTGATCGTGGTTCCCGGAAAGATGGTCAATGTCGTGAAGTAG
- a CDS encoding YqgE/AlgH family protein has translation MADVAQHQDEPEDRTAPSTPRVRAGSLLVSATDLTEPTFRRTVVYIIEHTDAGSFGVVLNRISDTSVDAMLPQWSWLAAEPKTLFVGGPVHRSSALCLGTLRVGADITDVPGIRHVDGRVVMIDLDADPGHIAHYVEGVRIFAGYAGWSAGQLDGELRNDDWMVVSALPADVLAPAHLDLWARVLRRQPLPMALLATHPIEVERN, from the coding sequence ATGGCTGACGTGGCGCAGCATCAGGACGAACCCGAGGACCGCACCGCACCCTCGACACCCAGGGTGCGGGCCGGCAGCCTGCTCGTCTCCGCCACCGATCTCACCGAGCCGACCTTCCGCCGCACCGTCGTCTACATCATCGAGCACACCGACGCGGGCAGCTTCGGTGTCGTCCTGAACCGCATCAGCGACACCTCCGTCGACGCCATGCTGCCGCAGTGGTCGTGGCTCGCCGCCGAACCGAAGACCCTGTTCGTGGGCGGCCCCGTCCACCGCAGTTCGGCACTGTGCCTCGGCACGCTGCGGGTGGGGGCCGACATCACCGACGTCCCCGGCATCCGCCACGTCGACGGCCGAGTGGTGATGATCGACCTCGACGCCGATCCCGGGCACATCGCCCACTATGTCGAGGGTGTGCGGATCTTCGCGGGATACGCGGGGTGGAGCGCAGGTCAGCTCGACGGCGAACTGCGCAACGACGACTGGATGGTGGTCTCGGCACTGCCCGCGGACGTGCTCGCCCCCGCGCACCTCGACCTGTGGGCGAGGGTGCTGCGCCGGCAGCCGCTGCCGATGGCGTTGCTCGCGACCCACCCGATCGAGGTCGAACGCAACTGA